The nucleotide sequence CCTGTTAAAGATCGCAACAGCCATTTTTCCTTATCACCGAAAAAGCGTGTTTGTTGACCTAAAAGATGTTTTCTGATAGCTGTGACAAAGGAAATGAAGCGTGGGTATCTGTCTGAGTCAGATTGTGCTGGAAGGATAATTATCAATCAGTCTGTTTGCATGAGATTGTGATTCATTTAGGACATTCCACGAATCGAGAGCTGCAAAATCTGCACCGGCAAACACAACAGGCTCAGTACAAGCACATTTAACAAAGCCAGGATGTTTACTGAATGAATACAGCCAAGTGGAGAATGCATTTTAGCACTGATGTCGCAGGGTCATCTTTATTTTGACTCCTATACAACTTGAATTCACACATTTttcaaagaagaggaagaaaaagccagggtcaaaggtgacccTGACCCATCAGCTGTGATAGCGCTGGTGGGCCGTCTGTGTCAGAGGCCGACCCTGGTATGTGACTGGGACTGATAGAAGCATACCATTTTTCTCACTcactgtgtgtgtctttgtcacATATGTAAAACCAAAATACtaattttactagcaaagtgaggacattcttgCAATGTGGACCACGGTGGAGGCTAGGGTAAAGGTTAAGGGGTTAGTCAGGTGGTTAGGGTTGTGCAGGGAGCTGGGCAACATGTCTATGAAAGGCCTCATAATGATAGAAatgcaaggatgtgtgtgtgtgagtgtgtgtgtgtctctctgtgtgtaagGACATGTATGAGAAAGGACATGGTTCAAATGCATGTTTTATCCATCCTCAATAAGATTCTCCACATTCCCACAATTCATcatttaaggtgtgtgtgtgtgtgtgtgtgtgtgtgtgtgtgtgtgtgcgtgtgcgtgcatgtgtgtaagcTTTACAGATATGATCAGACTCAGACTGGGTTATCATGCAGACAGGCTCTCATTTCTCTAATTTAGTTCCTCCCAACTGCTTTCAAATTTGCCTCATTAGACGATATAACTCACTGGACAAGAACCCAGACATGTTTCTTGGCTTCAACAATACAAATTTCATGAAAACCTTTGAAGAACCTTCAACTGGAGGGAGAAACGTCTGGGAAAAAAGGCCGCAACAGACAAAAGATGTGACCTTTCGCTCTTGATTTAGATGCCCAACCGCTCAGGATCAAACTAAGATGCAGAGCGCGATATGAGTCCGGCCGTTACTCAGCATTTAATGACACGTGCAGAGGAAAAaggcttttttgtgtgttttgtgccatGCAGACAGTGAGCGTGTGTAGTTAGGGCAGAAAATGATAACACACTTTTCTTTGCTAAAACCACCCTCTTGCATAAACTGCTGGGATGGCATTTTCTgcagatgattttaaaaaagctgtTAAACCGCGCAGAGTCAAAAACGGCAGAATTCCGTGTGAGAACTGTCATTTCATTCACAGTAGTCGTCGCGCGGCTTTGGTGACTCAACACTGGAGACGATCACCTCAGACAGGAACTCAGAGATGAAACGTTCTCATAAACTGAAACTTGAACGCCGTTTTCCGCACGGGGAGACACGTTTCGATAGAAACCAGGGAGTACAGTAGTTTTCATGAAGTGAGGATAAAAAGAGCCTCGGGGACGCTGAGCTGGGCTGAACCTGCTGACGGATCAATGAGCACTTTAATTATCGTTGAAGCTCCTGTGtttaaacaaccaaaaaaagaaaacacatcaaaGATTTCTGGACTCTTTTCTCAACAGCTGTCCAGTGTGTTGCCAGAACAATCTGGAAATGAGAGGGGATTCAATCCCCAAGTGATTGGATTGGTGTGGAgatcaggaagcaggaagttgaTACCAACCTCTCTGTCTGAAGAAGCAGACCAGAATAAGACCCAAACAGGGGGCCGTGCTGGTCAACGTGTGAGTCATTTCATCTTCTTTAAAAAAGCACTCCACATTTTCAACTTCTTTCCAAAACAGTCCACAACAGTCACTTTTTTTGGTGCTCAAATGCTTATTAGCTTAGCATTGTGCTGTGAGGCATAAAGTGATCTCGGTGCGTTCAGGGACTGAGGAGAAGCTTCCGGAGCCTAATAGACAAAGGTGGACAACGGCGGAGGGACGGGATGGACTGAATACTGCGCACCCAAGTGGTGCGAGCAGGCTGTGTGAAGAAACAGTCGGTAGAAAACTATTTATTCTttcaggaagtgagagggagaagaagggtGTTTTGAGGTTAAGCTGGGTGGTACACACCCTCTACATCTGAGAGAAACACTGCGTATTGCAGCATAAGTGCTGCCACTGATGCTCATCCACAtgcacacgcccacacacacacacacacacacacacacacttacacacacacacacacacacacacacacacacacgcatataccCACATTTCCAGAGCCAGTCCACCAATCTCTCCCTCGGCGGCACCACCATGAGATGCTCTGTGCTGGTGTTTTGGGCTCTGGGGCTCAGTGTTGCTCTCTGCTTGGAGGGTAAGTCTGCAGGATAACGTGCATCAACTATTTATAGATGATTTTACAAGGGCTTGAGCCCTTGTGTAACCCGCCATTTGCACCTGACGGTGCCACTAAGGTTTAAACGAGCTATGAACCAACTGCAAATGCAGACGAGCAACAACGTCTACTGTAGATGTCGGCTGCAACTTTCACTTGAAGACGCAAAGTAAAAACAGTATCATGTTCTTGATGTTTTATTGTCTTAATGCATCCTTTGTTCATCAGCCAGCGATGCACCCTTAAACCACATTAGTTTCTATTCAGTCCTTTAAAGTTTTATATCCTTGacttcttcattttctctttctttgaggGGGGGGAAACCCTCCGCAGGCTGCATTTATTTATCCACCTCTGCTGTTTGAGGCTCATTTCTGCAGAGTCACCGGGACCACCAAATGGGGTTGAAAGTTAAAATGCttgaaaaaaagctttttcaaaaaaacaactgtataAGTATTAATTTACCACATCCCCAGACTCAGAGGGAGAGCCTCAGTTTGCTGTGGGTTCCTGCTTGGTTGGCTCCTATCTGATTTCTCTTGCAGCCTTCGCTTTGTTCGCATCCTCGAGTTTCTTCTTAAGGTTACAAACTATAACATTAAATGAATTACGCGCCCAAAAGGCATCATGGAATCCACACAGGGTTTTATttatccctcctctcctctttgaaCCGTCCACGTTGTTTCCATTTGCTATGATGTACAGCAACATCTCAGCTAATGGTGTTCAGCAGTTGGAGAGTTTTACACTGCAGCCTGTgatgacacacacgcacacacacacacacacacacacacacacacacacacacacacacacacacacacagtgacatgATGCAATGCAGCAGCACATTGTCATTGATTTACTCTTCATGTAAAAAGGACGATAAATTCTTGGATTAATCTGATCGAACAAACTGTCCTTAAGTGCTCCTTGCCTGTCAGCAGAAACAGGCTGCGCTGGAGGCtgcgcgcccccccccctccccctctgcctAAAACCTCCACCCCATCAGGGTGCACTCTCGTTCAGGGTGACAGTCGCGATGCAACGTCTGGACGGTTCAATTTCACAGATGGCGCCCACCGCTTCAAATATACGGCAATGCGGCGTGCGCAGGGCCGACGTTCCTGCAGTTTTATCCTCTGGGGACTCTCGGGAGGGATGCCTTTATTTTTGCACATCCATGTTCCCCAGTGGACAAACTCTTGTGACCACCAGCAGGCCACAATTGCATCAGAATTAAACATTCCCATTCAGTAATTCTCTGCATGGACGCCTTTTAACTGGGGTTAAATCGTTTGTACCAGTAACCAAAAGACTTTTCCACcggctttttatttatttatcttttgttGAATGGACCCAACTCAGCATACAAATAAGACAGTGAGCATGACAAACAGCCTGTTAACAATGCAATAGTGAGCGTGCGGAACGGATCATCTGGCTAAAAGCAGGACGAGCTGCAGACTCTTTGTCTTGTTTATTGATCGCATATTGGCACATTCTAATTGTGATGAAACGACTGGAAAACCGATTAGCATCGACTGGGCGACTCGGTGTCATCCATCTTGGGTTGGGAGACAATAGGATGTGTGAAAACATCTTTGATAGGCATCTGTCAGCTCCTCATCCttacaggaagaggaagaatcAGGTTCTCATTAGATACTGTTCTGCTGTGTCTCAGGTCTGGAAGAAGATCCCATTTTGGAGATTTCCCGCAATGTCACAGCGGTCCTGGGGGAAGATGCCGTCCTGCTCTGTGTGTACCGGGGCAGCAACGAGATCTTAGGCGCTGAGTGGAGTCGTCAGATCAACTCCAAAGTGAAATCCAAAGGCCTGGCGGGGTTTAAAAACCAGGCCCCTTATGGTCGCAATGGCTTCTCAGAGCCGGGTTCCATGACCAACCTGACAGTGAGGGTCAAGGTGCAAAGTCTGGACGCAGAGGGAGAATACACCTGCGAGTTTGAGTCAGAGGACGAGTATTATTCTGATAATATCTTCCTCAGCGTAGTAGGTAAGGATCTGATGGCTCATGTTTGGATCTTAATTTTTGACACACCACTAACATCTGGAGTTATTTGGGCTTTCAGCACTGTTTGACATCACAATTGGCCATTGAGGGGTGTTTGgggaatgtaaaaaaaagaagtatgtGTATCATTTGGGTCCAGAGTCCCAACTGTGGGtccaaaaaatgtaaaatcaacaggGAGagcacatttttcttcctcaCATTTCCATCAGCTGACATGCAGTAGTTGCCATGGCAGCCGATTGTTTATGCAACTTTAGTGGCAGACTTGGGTTTGGACATCTCTTACGGACACCTGTGATCACAGTGTCGGTTACAGATGGTTTAACCCTTCAGTGGGATCAAGCCAATAAAAGACAGTTTGAAAACAGCTTCTGGCCTAAATCAAACCAGATGAAACTTGCATTTCGCTCCCAGCTCGGCCTGACATCCAGATCCAGCTGACGACAGAGACGATAAACGGTTCCCACTATCAGTCGGTGTCGTGCTCCGCCGTCAGCGGCAGGCCTCCGCCTCAGATCAGCTGGTTGGTCGGAGGCCTCCCCGCTCCAGATTACCCTTTTACTGTCGTTGTGAACGCCACCGCCCACTCGAACGGGACTTCCACCCTGACCAGCACCCTCCGATTCCCCACCCACCTGCAGAATGAGGACAGCGTGACCTGTGCGGTCCGTCACCCAACTTTCGCCGACCCAAAACTCACCACAATGAGGGTGGAAACATACGGTAGGTGTCGGCATTGTTGATCTGTCTCTCAATTCATACTGCAAATACTGGCGATGTCTCGGTGTGTATTTAAGGATTAGCGCCCTTTCAGCCGCCTCAGTGACTCGATCCGCGTCACGCTGCTTTCACCCAGCCAGTGAAGGCCAGTTCACACGCACCTCACACATCATTAGGTCCGGTTCCAACTCAGGACTTCCAGTCACCGATGACTGCTCCACCGGCTGGACTGCAGCTGCTCTAGAATCAACATTTATCATGCCAGATAAAATGTAACTAAAGTGTTAATAATGAGAGGATCAGAGAAAAGAAATACAAACCCAGCACTCGCTTTATGTCAGTGAAGCAAGTGGATTTTCCACCATTAAAGCTGCCAACAATGGCTCACATGACTGCTTGTTTATGTAAAAgtcaaaatatatatataaagtgaGACATAATATAGAGTTCTTGGAGTTTTATGGGCCAACTTAACACTTTGAAACTCACATCTTTATTAAAACCTGGGTGTAtttgcagaaataaataaacatcacTGTGTTCACATCCAGACATTTTTTTCAGCATGGAGATTTTTACATAGGGTCAGCTGACTCCTCTTATTCATTAGAAGTTGCCGGCTTCTTCATAACACCCCGGCTTTAATGCATTTGCTAATAGGCTGATCTCTGATTAGTAGCATTAGAGCGCTCTCCGGCTTCGGCTCGAGCGGCAGCAGCTGTGCCAGACATCTGCTCTTAGCCGCAGCCCCGGCCAACAGATGGGACGAGTGATAAGCCCGAGTCAGCACTTTCCAGAAGATCCCAACAGAAGCCCCTCACGACCCGTGTTTAGATAAAATTCAAATCATCCGGTTTTGGCTTCCTAttcgagggggaaaaaagagtcaTATAGAGCCTCAGTGCGACTTCTGACTTTTGAATTTGCTGGTAAAATCATTAGTCTGTGTGAACGTGTAACATTTCTCTTCCACTCTGCAGCGACACCAAATGTATCCATTAAAGCAGAAATGGtacagagaggaggaagtgagttCTGGGTGGTCTCCTGCATTTCGTCTGGGGGGAGACCCGACACCAATATCTCGTTGGTGTTGAACGCCGACGGAGAGCCACAGAGAGACGACAAAACAGACTCAGGTGCACAGACGAGCTCCTACTTCCTCCCTGCTGCCGCGTATGAGGGACAGAACATCACGTGCGTCTTTGGCCACCCCAAATTTACACGGCCGGTGTCAAAGGGCACCACTCTGCCGTCTTTTTGTGAGTATCGCAATTCTTTTCTGTTGATTCGAATGAGGTGGGAGATGAAACACAGGTCAATTCTCTGTTTTACAGATGTGTCTGGAGTCCAGTGGTTCAGCTCAGGTTTGGGCAACAGCAGCTCAGAATCGTGGGACTCTGGGTCGATAGAGCTGCGGGAAGGACAGAATGACTTTGCCATCGGCCTGCGGGTCTCCGGTAACGTGCCACGTTACAatctcagctgcagcaggtgagagAAACGACGTTTTTGTAATTCTGAATTCGTCCCATTTGAGATCAACTGTTGTCTTTTTTAAGGGGGAATAATGCTACAAACCGGCGACAGTGGTGAAATGTTTTTTCCTGTACCTGCAGACTAAAGCACCTTGAACAGGATGTGGTTACACATTCTGTGGCACCTAACCACAGTCTTGCAGATGGCACAGAGGCATTGAGGCACATTTCCTGATCAAAACTGATTTATCTGCCATGACAGAATATCTGTGTTAAGTGTTGGGTAAATTttgcgtgtctgtgtgcgtctgttTAGAGACGATGGGCTCTTGCCCGCAGGCGTAGAGGTAGTTGGCGGCAGCCTGGCGTTCCGTGGCCAGGTGGGGCTTCAGCACGCCGGCCTGTACAACTGTTTGGTCTCATATCACCACGTTCAAGCCGGGCTGAGGATAAACATCACTGTTAAACCCCGGGCCGTGCAGCTGGGTTAGTGGACCATTTTCAGGATTTCAAGCATCTCACTCCAATGGAAGACTGAcatccaacccccccaccacctatCTGCCCCATCCCCTCACAGTTCCCCCGGCGGTTGATCTGCAAACTGAAGACGGGGTGATTGAGTGCTCAGCAGCTGACGGCGTCCCCGCAGCCAACATGTCTTGGCTCCTGCCGGAGGGTGTGTCTGCAGTCTCCTGGTTCAATTTCACGTCTCACAATGGAAGCCACACTGTTAAGGGAGTTCTACTCCTCCCTGCCTGCTCGCCGTGGGAGCACGCCGCAACATGCGTGATAAATCATCCTGCGTTTGAGGAGCCCGAGAGCAGAAGCGCGACCCTCCCTGTTTGCTGTGCGTTTAACTAGTCGGGCTGAGATTTTATCTTCTTTTCCCCACTTCCTGTGCTTTAATTCGCCTTTTCTCCCACAGCTCTTCCCAACATCACCCTCGACTCTCTCACTGGGTGGGACAACGGCGAGGAATACACAGAGGTGGCGTGTTCCGTAGACAGCATCGCCCCTGCGGCGGTGGTGTTCTGGCGCGTCGGAAACAGTGGCAGAAGCATCAGTAGTCAAACAGAGATGGAGCTCCGGGCGGACGGTTGGGTGCGGGCCCGGAGTTCTGTGCGCTTCCCGTCTTTGTTGTATTCTGGCCAGAATTTGAGCTGCTCGGTGGAGCATCGGAGCCTGAGGGCACCAGAGAAGAGAACAATACTTGTGGAGCACAGTATGTTTTTCGCTCTCAGTGGGTCACACACCAACTGGCACATCTGCCCGTCCCTTCCCGTCacctcctgttttcttttccaggaGCCCTTTTGATGAGTGTGTCCGTAGGGAGGCTTCCGAACTCTCCTCTCTGGATGGCAGTGTGTGACTACAGAGGGCCGAGCATCAGCCTTAACCTTGCTTGGCTCCTGCCTGGAAAGACCGAAAGCCAAACCTCCATGGAACTGGAGCAGGAGGGCCAATTCCTGAAAGCCAGACTGACTTACCAGTTCAGTCTGGCCCTTCAGGAGGGCCAGAACCTCACCTGCGTGTACCGCCATGATCACGGATCCACAGAAAAGACCGTTCACGTCCCGAAATACTGTGAGCATTACAGAAACAATtccaaatattacattttacaCGCGGCCGTGCACGATCAGTCAAAATACCAATGACTCTTCCGTAGACATCACAGCCGTGAGAGTTCAAAACCACACAACTCCTCTGCAAAGCCGCTACAGCGGTGAGACCATCACACACAGACTGACTCTCCAGGAAAATCAGCACCACCAAAGAATTCTTCTCAGAGTGGAAGGCAGCGTGCCAGATTACAATCTCATCTGTAAAAGGTGGCGTGTCCCCGTATTGTCAGCCGCTTACACAGAATTCAATGTCAACCCCATTTAAAAGATCAAATGCACTTACagttatgatttttttttttttggtaagcCTGAAACGATAAACTCAATCTGTTTAATCCCATGTAGAATTCAAGAGAGAGCAGGAGTGCTCCCGCTGAGCCCCTTTAAAGAAATATTTATGGTTCAGTTTTGAAGATTTGTGTCTTTATCAGAAGCAGAGGGATTTACGATGACGCAGCACGAGCAGACTGTTGAAGTTAGCGCCAGCCAAGAAATACCTAAATCAAAGAGCACAAAGTCAAAACTCATCTCTTTCCATACCTGAATCCAACTTTTTATCAAGATGAGCTCTGACACATGTCCCGCTGCAACGCACAAGCTGCAAAATAAGAGGATTTTGACAAACAGTGAAGTAAAAGTGCAGCATTTCACCGAtgattattaaataaataaacatttcaggAGCGATGGCTTGTTCGTCCAAATGGATGGAGACGCGATGGTGTTCCAGCAGGAGGTCACGGAGGAGGATGCGGGCCTTTACACCTGCCAGGCATCCTTTTATCACCACGCAGCAATGGTCTCTTTCCAGGTGGACGTCATGAGCGAGGACAGGCTGCTCGGTGAGGACTCGCTGCTTTGTACTTGACCTTTACGGAGCAAAAGACGGAATATATCGACATTCTGATGCTACCTTCATTTGGCCTAGCTGGCTTCCTATTTGCACGTGTAACTTCTGCCCTCCTGCAGAGCTGTGGCACTTTTTCCACCAGTCTGGTTTTTGCGTTTCAGCACTGTGGACGCTGGTGTGCATCTGTTCAACCTCTGTCATTGTGATCGTGGCCATCGTCACGTGTTGGGCGTGCTGGTGAGTCGAATGGTTTAACCTTATGTACCCTAGAAGTTACGAGAAAAACAGGATGCACGGATCACTAACCCACCTCACCgctcacaaacaggaaaccatGTAGCTGAATCAGACAGGTGTGCGTGCCACCATAGTCCCTGCATATAGGTGCTAAAGAGAATTGATCTGCCCCGTCTGCCCTTGAAAATATTAATCCTGCAATATATtataaaaagaacaattaaaggCAAATATATACAGATTTATAGCTGGCTAAATGTCTCACGACACCTCTGAAATGTGGTCACAGTCAAATATGAACGGCTTAAATATTAGAATATGATATAAATCAGTCATCCAAATAAAATTCTGATGAAAAGACATCAGTTTAATTCAGTTGTTCTTGTTCTGAAGAAATGCGAGTATTTCCAGACAGAAGAATGTCATCAatccatcattttaaaaaagcctttATTTTGAACATCTGTATATCTATAACAAACCAAGAACCACATGCTGGGAGGTGTTCTACCATTGACAGCTACAGGGGCAGATGAGGAATAAACCTGTTTCACATGTTTCAATTTGCATGTTTGAAACGGAGTGAGAGGTAAGATAAActtaaaacaacttttaatcATGCTTCTTTTGGGGAACATGATCAGGTTACGCCGTCCTCTCTGCGACGGTCGCTGCAGACTAATATTTAGGTCAATCACGCAGCAGGGACAGGAAAGCGCGACTTCCCATTTCTAAAGCGAACCCCTTCGACACTGAGGGCACTTTTCTGACTGCAGCTTGCTTTCCAATCTGCGACACCAGACATCACGGATCAATGAGTGCGACTCCGGTCGACACTTGCGTTGTCTCCCGTCTCACGCTCCCAGCCTGATTCAGTGCCGcggcgccacctagtggtgatATTTCGCATTGCGTCTCCTAACACCgcattatttttttgttttactccACAGCACAGCAAATAAAAGACCACAAAATAAGGTAAGTCAATATTCCAGTCTATTGTTTGGTAGAAATATATTAGTCTATCTCTGATTTGGCACATTTGAGTTCAAGCTCATCCGATCTTCTTTCTTTCCGTGACCTTGGCATCCAGGGTCAGGAGGCTGTGTCACCCTTGACAGCTCTGATGCAGGAGCCTGGGTCTCCTGAGGTGAAGAAGCCAGCCTTTGGAGATGACAGCAAGGAATATGCACAGTTAATCAGTTATTCCATTGTCTTCGAGCACAAGAGTACAGTGTGAGGGTTTCAGTCGGAAGCGCCGTTTTTTTTACGTGTAAAAATTGAAGGGTTTTTAGTCCTTGCTCAGCAGCATTAGTGGTTATTCATACAGACCTTTTGCACTTTTGTATTACTTGAATTTTCCTGTTGCACATGCAgtattttcaataaaaataacTGATATGAAACATTCGTTGTGACAGTAGATGATCCAGATGAGACGCCTCATTAGCAGACTTTAGTTTAATATTTTGTTATTTAATCAAATTTCTGTCTCTTCATTACACTTTCATTAATCAATAAATGTGGTCAATAagaacagtaaaaaaaacaataacttcACAAAGTCCAACAAGTCTACAAAGAGCAGACCTGGGCTGTTTCATTACTAGACCATCATCTTTTCTTGTAGACACAAGGTTTGAGCTGCAGCCCGAATTTCTTTAGGTtttctggagcagctgcagtctTGACGAACTCAAAGGAGTAGAAGTGTGTGTTCTCCGTGTTctaaagtaaaacaaaaaacacgtGACAAACTTGCTTTAGATTGAGGTGAACCTGGTTTCCTGCCCACAGCAACAAACCATCAATTAAATctgagaggaaaataagaacgTCAGTAATGTAATGTGCGTAGGCAACATGCCGTTCTTCATTTTACACAATAAAATTA is from Takifugu rubripes chromosome 11, fTakRub1.2, whole genome shotgun sequence and encodes:
- the LOC105417078 gene encoding uncharacterized protein, translated to MRCSVLVFWALGLSVALCLEGLEEDPILEISRNVTAVLGEDAVLLCVYRGSNEILGAEWSRQINSKVKSKGLAGFKNQAPYGRNGFSEPGSMTNLTVRVKVQSLDAEGEYTCEFESEDEYYSDNIFLSVVARPDIQIQLTTETINGSHYQSVSCSAVSGRPPPQISWLVGGLPAPDYPFTVVVNATAHSNGTSTLTSTLRFPTHLQNEDSVTCAVRHPTFADPKLTTMRVETYATPNVSIKAEMVQRGGSEFWVVSCISSGGRPDTNISLVLNADGEPQRDDKTDSGAQTSSYFLPAAAYEGQNITCVFGHPKFTRPVSKGTTLPSFYVSGVQWFSSGLGNSSSESWDSGSIELREGQNDFAIGLRVSGNVPRYNLSCSRDDGLLPAGVEVVGGSLAFRGQVGLQHAGLYNCLVSYHHVQAGLRINITVKPRAVQLVPPAVDLQTEDGVIECSAADGVPAANMSWLLPEGVSAVSWFNFTSHNGSHTVKGVLLLPACSPWEHAATCVINHPAFEEPESRSATLPVCSLPNITLDSLTGWDNGEEYTEVACSVDSIAPAAVVFWRVGNSGRSISSQTEMELRADGWVRARSSVRFPSLLYSGQNLSCSVEHRSLRAPEKRTILVEHRALLMSVSVGRLPNSPLWMAVCDYRGPSISLNLAWLLPGKTESQTSMELEQEGQFLKARLTYQFSLALQEGQNLTCVYRHDHGSTEKTVHVPKYYITAVRVQNHTTPLQSRYSGETITHRLTLQENQHHQRILLRVEGSVPDYNLICKRSDGLFVQMDGDAMVFQQEVTEEDAGLYTCQASFYHHAAMVSFQVDVMSEDRLLALWTLVCICSTSVIVIVAIVTCWACCTANKRPQNKGQEAVSPLTALMQEPGSPEVKKPAFGDDSKEYAQLISYSIVFEHKSTV